From a region of the bacterium genome:
- a CDS encoding DinB family protein, with product MMSDSTSGDSSVVFWRDVLWQQSGAAIDMLENAIVACPESVWSDRSLQPEFWYTVYHTLFWLDYYLSYPSKDFAPPAPFNLDEMDPAGLLPERVYTKEEMLGYLEHGRRKCRETITALTEEQARERLPFGKAPMSRAELMLYQLRHLQHHAGQLHMHLRQKTDSAPRWVRQAKGSKG from the coding sequence ATGATGAGCGATAGCACGAGCGGCGACTCTTCCGTTGTCTTCTGGCGGGATGTGCTGTGGCAGCAGTCCGGCGCGGCGATTGACATGCTGGAAAATGCCATTGTCGCCTGTCCCGAATCCGTATGGAGCGACCGGTCTTTGCAGCCGGAGTTCTGGTATACGGTGTATCACACGTTGTTCTGGTTAGATTACTATCTGTCGTATCCGTCGAAGGATTTTGCGCCGCCTGCGCCGTTCAATCTGGACGAAATGGATCCGGCCGGGCTGCTGCCGGAGCGGGTGTATACCAAGGAAGAGATGCTCGGGTATCTGGAGCATGGCCGCCGCAAATGCCGCGAGACCATCACCGCGCTGACCGAAGAACAGGCGCGTGAGCGCCTTCCTTTTGGCAAGGCCCCGATGAGCCGCGCGGAATTGATGCTGTACCAACTGCGGCACCTTCAGCATCACGCGGGACAGCTTCACATGCATCTGCGGCAGAAGACGGATTCGGCGCCAAGGTGGGTCAGGCAGGCGAAGGGAAGCAAAGGATGA
- a CDS encoding nuclear transport factor 2 family protein, with protein sequence MKDERAQEVWEFVQALNRAWTVERDASKLSEFFHERMVALTPMDHLRREGRAACIEGWQMFVDVAKIHGWKETDPKVDLFADGNCAMVTYYYEMDAELGGQRMILPGRDMLTLIKEDGRWWAVADQFSPYPGKRG encoded by the coding sequence ATGAAGGATGAGCGCGCACAGGAAGTGTGGGAGTTTGTTCAGGCCTTGAACCGGGCGTGGACGGTGGAGCGGGACGCGTCGAAGCTATCGGAGTTTTTCCACGAGCGGATGGTGGCGCTGACGCCGATGGACCATCTGCGCCGCGAGGGACGCGCGGCGTGTATTGAGGGCTGGCAGATGTTTGTGGATGTGGCCAAAATTCACGGATGGAAAGAGACAGATCCCAAGGTGGATTTGTTTGCGGACGGAAATTGTGCGATGGTGACTTACTACTATGAGATGGATGCGGAACTGGGCGGCCAGCGCATGATTTTGCCGGGCCGGGATATGCTGACGCTGATCAAAGAGGATGGCCGCTGGTGGGCGGTGGCGGATCAGTTCTCGCCGTACCCGGGGAAGCGGGGGTAA
- a CDS encoding RES domain-containing protein: MADKGARSKCAVCGNKGMTLTVSEIAKRADANYRIHYRPGEEEPYLDIDAEHTRWVQQGEAPDEIMSEEMGSDIDIAEAVVKALSDREWHDIAQGGLAYYATDTCYELDQNSQHPHHSLWRRFCDLIKYDRRFFDDAAEDALKQIFVGLEQLGCVVPKGHYLPFLELEAGTPIYRAREARSDRQAFEFLDAPAKELGPPPRAMRRAGRLNAAGIPVFYGAFNAETCVAEIRPHVGCYVVVGKFTATRILRVIDLTAASVEPIPPNIFDPCFAELNDCYLRLKFLNVFHSLVTQPIHPDEEPIEYVPTQVVAEFLSNKMNLDGVIYTSAQVEGEDHCNIALFAADGIVEGVKSESAGETTSVLVNWMTSCPPIPFPTIRERKPSLRNDGAFTKMIQIKSVRYGRNGRLE, from the coding sequence ATGGCAGACAAAGGAGCGCGCAGCAAGTGCGCGGTTTGCGGCAACAAAGGGATGACACTTACCGTTTCGGAAATCGCTAAACGGGCTGATGCGAATTATCGAATTCATTACAGACCGGGCGAGGAGGAGCCCTACTTAGACATTGATGCGGAGCACACCCGGTGGGTGCAGCAGGGTGAGGCCCCCGACGAAATTATGTCAGAAGAGATGGGTTCCGACATCGATATTGCCGAGGCTGTAGTAAAAGCGCTCAGCGATCGAGAGTGGCATGATATCGCGCAAGGTGGTCTTGCATATTACGCTACAGATACCTGCTATGAACTTGATCAAAACAGCCAGCACCCGCATCATAGCCTCTGGAGAAGATTTTGCGACTTGATCAAGTATGACAGAAGGTTCTTCGATGATGCGGCTGAGGATGCCCTCAAGCAAATTTTCGTTGGCTTGGAGCAGCTTGGTTGCGTCGTTCCTAAAGGGCACTATCTTCCGTTCCTCGAGCTTGAGGCAGGCACTCCCATCTATAGAGCACGTGAAGCTCGATCAGATCGTCAGGCGTTTGAATTCCTTGACGCTCCTGCCAAAGAACTTGGACCCCCACCACGTGCAATGCGACGTGCCGGGCGCCTTAACGCGGCCGGAATTCCTGTATTCTATGGTGCATTCAATGCCGAAACTTGTGTTGCCGAAATTCGCCCACATGTTGGGTGTTATGTTGTGGTCGGCAAATTCACAGCTACGAGGATCCTGCGCGTGATAGACTTGACGGCTGCAAGTGTTGAGCCTATCCCTCCCAATATTTTCGATCCGTGTTTTGCTGAACTGAATGACTGCTATCTGCGGCTAAAATTTCTCAACGTCTTCCACAGTCTTGTCACTCAGCCGATTCATCCTGACGAAGAACCCATCGAGTACGTGCCGACTCAGGTTGTAGCGGAGTTCCTCTCGAACAAGATGAATTTAGATGGTGTGATCTATACATCAGCGCAAGTTGAAGGGGAAGATCATTGCAATATTGCTCTATTCGCAGCAGATGGTATTGTGGAAGGCGTGAAATCCGAAAGTGCGGGTGAGACCACCAGCGTACTGGTTAACTGGATGACATCGTGCCCGCCAATACCGTTTCCGACTATCCGTGAACGCAAGCCATCTCTGCGCAATGACGGAGCTTTTACAAAGATGATTCAAATAAAGAGTGTTCGCTACGGCAGAAATGGGCGACTGGAGTAA
- the rfbD gene encoding dTDP-4-dehydrorhamnose reductase has protein sequence MNRILITGHKGMLGRELMKVAGALGKDALGVDLPECDITSRKQVEGCILDAQPDLILHGAAFTAVDRCESEPDIAYLVNATGTQNVCLAAQRLNVPVMHISTDYIFDGTKDATYDEWDAANPQSVYGKSKYAGEWFVRALCAKHFIVRVSWLCGHGGANFVETILKLAAERDELKVVNDQHGSPTFVKDLAPELFRLMENGAYGTYHITNRGETTWYEFARKIVELGGGKARVLPCSTEEFPRPAPRPKNSRMSPRLYENAIGNRMPSWEEGLKRYLSER, from the coding sequence ATGAACCGAATTCTCATCACCGGGCATAAGGGGATGCTGGGACGCGAGCTGATGAAGGTCGCGGGGGCGCTGGGCAAGGACGCGCTGGGCGTGGATTTGCCGGAGTGCGACATCACCAGCCGCAAACAGGTGGAAGGCTGCATCCTCGATGCGCAGCCGGATCTGATTCTGCACGGCGCGGCCTTTACGGCGGTGGACCGCTGCGAAAGCGAGCCGGACATCGCGTATCTGGTGAACGCCACGGGGACGCAGAACGTGTGCCTGGCGGCACAGCGGCTGAATGTGCCCGTGATGCATATTTCCACGGACTACATTTTCGACGGCACCAAGGATGCAACGTACGATGAATGGGATGCGGCGAATCCGCAGAGTGTGTACGGCAAATCCAAGTACGCCGGCGAGTGGTTCGTGCGGGCGCTGTGCGCGAAGCACTTTATTGTGCGGGTGTCTTGGCTGTGCGGGCACGGGGGGGCGAACTTTGTAGAGACCATTCTGAAGCTGGCCGCAGAGCGCGACGAGCTGAAGGTGGTGAATGATCAGCACGGCAGCCCGACCTTTGTGAAGGACCTTGCGCCGGAACTGTTCCGGCTGATGGAAAACGGCGCCTACGGCACGTATCATATCACCAATCGGGGTGAAACCACCTGGTATGAGTTCGCCCGGAAGATCGTGGAACTGGGCGGCGGCAAGGCGCGGGTGCTGCCCTGCAGCACGGAAGAGTTTCCCCGGCCTGCGCCGCGACCGAAGAATTCGAGGATGTCGCCACGGCTGTATGAAAATGCGATTGGAAACCGGATGCCCTCGTGGGAAGAGGGGTTGAAGAGGTATTTGAGCGAAAGATAG